From Apium graveolens cultivar Ventura chromosome 9, ASM990537v1, whole genome shotgun sequence, the proteins below share one genomic window:
- the LOC141686769 gene encoding protein TIC 20-II, chloroplastic, producing the protein MASLSLLRFSLPLHTPNPTRTPILPHPLRSTLHIPNPTRLTSPHKPLKLSASSTSTPVPDRLISSAAYFFPLFNGLQYGSFLFQQYPRILGPAIGPILPFFNLYRSVPYASYVAFLALYVGIVRNDRLSRYVRFNTMQAVVLDVLLVVPLLIQRIFNPGRSGIGFNLTVIGYNFLFCFVVFCFVYSLVHTVLGKTPFLPFVADAAGRQF; encoded by the coding sequence ATGGCATCCCTCTCTCTCCTCCGCTTCTCTCTCCCTCTCCACACTCCCAACCCGACCCGAACCCCCATCCTCCCCCACCCTCTGCGCTCCACTCTCCACATCCCCAACCCGACCCGCTTAACTTCCCCACACAAACCCCTAAAACTCTCCGCCTCTTCCACTTCAACCCCAGTCCCGGACCGCCTCATCTCCTCAGCCGCGTACTTCTTTCCTCTCTTCAACGGCCTCCAGTACGGCTCATTCCTTTTCCAACAATACCCTCGAATCTTAGGCCCTGCAATTGGCCCTATCTTGCCGTTTTTCAACCTGTATCGTTCGGTTCCGTACGCCAGCTACGTCGCGTTTCTTGCGTTGTATGTGGGAATTGTTAGGAATGATAGGTTGAGTAGGTATGTTAGGTTTAATACTATGCAAGCTGTGGTGCTTGATGTGCTTTTGGTTGTGCCGTTGTTGATTCAGAGGATTTTTAATCCTGGCCGGAGTGGGATTGGTTTTAATTTGACGGTTATTGGGTATAATTTCTTGTTTTGTTTCGTGGTGTTTTGTTTTGTTTATAGTTTGGTGCATACGGTTTTGGGAAAGACGCCGTTTTTGCCTTTTGTTGCTGATGCTGCTGGACGACAGTTTTGA